In Candidatus Methylomirabilota bacterium, one DNA window encodes the following:
- a CDS encoding sulfotransferase, with translation MMLTPKALRAVVRSTNAAGALLGRTGMSPVSLDEETLLAAARRATGLKDFGDEGFREPLRLVLAGLDREARLTLVGRLAARGDVVGLLSTRLRLEADRARHPEIAAEEVRRPLFIVGLPRTGSTLLHHLLAQDPASRVAQAWEVMSPSPPPEAASYASDPRIAKAARQLAWFDALTPDFKAIHPLGAQLALECIAIMSPTFLSPRFHTTYHVPTYQEWLEQQDLGPAYRFHRRFLQQLQWRTPARRWVLKAPAHLFAFDALLATYPDALIVQTHRDPLTVLASVASLTAVLQRAFTDELDPLEIGHEVSRRWTNGLDRAMRLRRSGRVSPDRFFDVHYQEMLRDPLTVVRRIYAHFDIPLTEAASAAMRRFLAENPKDKHGAHRYSMSAFGLDPDDLGRRFKAYREYFGVPREEVSWQ, from the coding sequence ATGATGCTCACGCCGAAGGCACTGCGCGCGGTGGTGCGGTCGACCAACGCCGCCGGGGCCCTGCTCGGACGGACGGGGATGTCGCCCGTCTCGCTGGACGAAGAGACGCTGCTCGCCGCGGCTCGCCGCGCCACGGGTCTGAAGGATTTCGGGGACGAGGGCTTCCGCGAGCCCCTGCGGCTCGTGCTCGCGGGCCTCGACCGGGAGGCCCGGCTCACGCTCGTGGGCCGTCTCGCGGCCCGCGGCGACGTGGTGGGGCTCCTCAGCACGCGCCTGCGTCTGGAGGCCGATCGCGCGCGCCACCCCGAGATCGCGGCGGAGGAGGTGCGCCGGCCGCTCTTCATCGTGGGCCTGCCCCGCACGGGGAGCACGCTGCTCCACCATCTCCTCGCCCAGGATCCGGCCAGCCGCGTCGCCCAGGCATGGGAGGTCATGTCCCCGTCGCCGCCCCCCGAAGCCGCCAGCTACGCGAGCGACCCCCGCATCGCGAAGGCGGCGCGGCAGCTCGCGTGGTTCGACGCCCTCACGCCGGACTTCAAGGCGATTCATCCCCTCGGCGCGCAGCTCGCCCTCGAGTGCATCGCGATCATGAGCCCGACGTTCCTCTCGCCGCGGTTCCACACCACGTATCATGTTCCCACGTACCAGGAGTGGCTCGAGCAGCAAGATCTGGGGCCCGCCTACCGCTTCCATCGGCGCTTTCTCCAGCAGCTCCAGTGGCGCACCCCGGCGCGGCGGTGGGTGCTGAAGGCGCCCGCGCACCTGTTCGCGTTCGACGCGCTGCTCGCGACCTATCCCGACGCGCTCATCGTGCAGACCCACCGCGACCCCCTCACCGTGCTGGCCTCGGTGGCCAGCCTGACCGCCGTGCTCCAGCGCGCCTTCACCGACGAGCTGGATCCCTTGGAGATCGGACACGAGGTGAGCCGGCGCTGGACCAATGGGCTCGACCGGGCCATGCGGCTCCGGCGCAGCGGTCGTGTCTCGCCCGACCGCTTTTTTGACGTCCACTACCAGGAGATGCTTCGCGATCCCCTCACGGTGGTGCGGCGCATCTACGCGCACTTCGACATTCCCCTGACCGAGGCGGCGTCGGCGGCCATGCGCCGCTTCCTCGCCGAGAACCCCAAGGACAAGCACGGCGCCCATCGGTACTCGATGAGCGCATTCGGGCTCGACCCGGACGATCTCGGCCGGCGCTTCAAGGCCTACCGCGAGTACTTCGGCGTCCCGCGGGAAGAGGTCTCGTGGCAGTAG
- a CDS encoding MMPL family transporter, which yields MTAPWVGPSVVAVVRRATRRPLATVALSLVLAALSLTYTLHAIGFVTSSVRLLPQHARYVVLLREYLKDFGELNDILVAVEAPPEQARLFAARLAERLRQDGLGARVTYRVDPTYFKGRALLYLSVDDLTTLRDRLYDYENFLTDYAARPTLDQLLEGVNRQIAGAMVGGLFDLGLEGKQAADLRFLQALLQQMGKRLDGAAAYTSPWSSAFSMGRLDDPDAGYYFSKNRTMLFVFVAPRRDEGNFVENRDRIRDIRAAVTHLAAEFPGVRAGVTGAPALSNDEMAAAFEDGRLASILAFALTLLLLLVAFRAVVTPLLMVGTLAVSLGWSMGLITLVVGHLSVFSVMFISIVVGIGIDYGIYFLFRYEEERALGASVPMALERAALFAGPGILLGALTAAGAFLVLVLTTFQGIREFGFVSGIAVLFAFFSMITLFPACLVLVDRRPASAFAASARSGLPPHARWLETIVSYRKTILAAAALISVVAVWGAAGVGFDYNLLRLQAKGVESVVWEERMLAESGRSGSTAFATAGTLEELQRKQEAFARLSSVSRVESILLLYPQQQKEKIALIRQMEDPLAEVRLNEPPPTSVAAVRGALETLRRRLGVVAGAAEGRTDTSDVRALEASVGEVLARLGAPDAAPALSALQQDLYRDFADKLDDFRHNLEPRQVAPGEAPPELRQRYVGTSGRYLIRLQPAVHIWEQAGAERFVRELRSVDPDVTGPPITAFEAIKLIRRGYFEGTFYALVVVAIATAAILRSTRATVLALAPLMLGVVWTLGLMHVFGLRFNMANVWAMPLIIGIAAEFGLNIYVRFMEGRDRGGHTLARSTVLGVVLNGFTTMAGFASLLVARHQGIFGLGLLLTIGTAVSLIASLAVLPVLIELYGAEPPRRRQADEPDRVPAAV from the coding sequence GTGACCGCGCCCTGGGTGGGCCCCAGCGTCGTGGCGGTCGTGCGACGCGCGACGCGCCGGCCGCTCGCCACCGTGGCGCTGTCGCTCGTCCTTGCCGCGCTCTCGCTCACCTACACGCTGCATGCGATCGGCTTTGTGACGTCCAGCGTGCGCCTCCTGCCGCAGCACGCGCGCTACGTCGTGCTCCTCCGCGAGTATCTCAAGGACTTCGGCGAGCTCAACGATATCCTGGTGGCCGTCGAGGCGCCCCCGGAGCAGGCCCGGCTCTTCGCGGCGCGCTTGGCCGAGCGGCTCCGTCAGGACGGCCTCGGTGCACGTGTCACCTATCGGGTGGATCCCACCTACTTCAAGGGACGCGCGCTCCTCTACCTGTCCGTCGACGATCTCACGACCCTCCGCGACCGCCTGTACGACTATGAGAACTTCCTTACCGACTACGCGGCCCGACCCACCCTGGACCAACTTCTCGAGGGCGTCAACCGGCAAATCGCCGGCGCCATGGTCGGAGGCCTGTTCGACCTCGGCCTGGAGGGAAAGCAGGCGGCCGACCTCCGCTTCCTCCAGGCCCTGCTCCAGCAGATGGGGAAGCGGCTCGACGGCGCGGCCGCCTACACCTCGCCTTGGTCCAGCGCATTCTCGATGGGCCGGCTGGACGACCCCGACGCCGGCTACTACTTCTCGAAGAACCGCACGATGCTGTTCGTGTTCGTGGCGCCGCGGCGGGACGAGGGCAACTTCGTCGAGAACCGCGATCGCATCCGCGACATCCGCGCCGCGGTGACGCACCTCGCCGCCGAGTTTCCCGGCGTCCGCGCGGGCGTGACCGGCGCCCCCGCCCTGTCGAACGACGAGATGGCGGCGGCGTTCGAGGACGGCCGGCTCGCGTCGATCCTCGCCTTCGCGCTGACCCTGCTCCTCCTCCTGGTGGCCTTCCGCGCGGTGGTGACGCCGCTCCTCATGGTCGGGACGCTGGCGGTGAGCCTGGGATGGTCGATGGGCCTCATCACGCTGGTGGTGGGGCATCTGAGCGTCTTCTCGGTGATGTTCATCTCCATCGTAGTGGGGATCGGGATCGACTACGGGATCTACTTCCTGTTCCGCTACGAGGAGGAGCGCGCGCTGGGAGCCTCGGTGCCGATGGCCCTCGAGCGCGCCGCGCTCTTCGCCGGGCCCGGCATCCTCCTCGGCGCCCTCACCGCCGCCGGCGCCTTCCTCGTGCTGGTGCTCACCACGTTCCAGGGCATCCGCGAGTTCGGCTTCGTTTCCGGCATCGCGGTCCTGTTCGCGTTCTTCTCCATGATCACGCTGTTCCCCGCCTGCCTGGTCCTGGTGGACCGCCGCCCGGCGAGCGCGTTCGCCGCCTCGGCGAGGAGCGGGCTACCGCCCCACGCACGCTGGCTCGAGACGATCGTGAGCTACCGGAAGACCATCCTCGCCGCCGCCGCCCTCATCTCCGTGGTGGCGGTGTGGGGGGCGGCGGGCGTGGGCTTCGACTACAACCTGCTGCGCCTGCAGGCCAAGGGCGTGGAATCGGTCGTGTGGGAAGAGCGGATGCTCGCCGAGTCGGGCCGCTCGGGCTCCACCGCGTTCGCGACCGCGGGAACGCTGGAGGAGCTCCAGCGCAAGCAGGAGGCGTTCGCGCGACTGTCGAGCGTGTCGCGCGTCGAGAGCATCCTGCTCCTCTATCCCCAGCAGCAGAAGGAGAAGATCGCGCTGATCCGGCAGATGGAGGATCCGCTCGCCGAGGTGCGGCTCAACGAGCCGCCGCCCACTTCCGTCGCCGCGGTGCGCGGCGCCCTCGAGACCCTGCGCCGGCGGCTGGGCGTGGTGGCGGGCGCGGCCGAGGGGCGCACCGACACCAGCGACGTGCGGGCGCTCGAGGCCAGCGTGGGCGAGGTGCTCGCCAGGCTGGGCGCCCCCGACGCGGCCCCCGCCCTCTCCGCCCTCCAGCAGGACCTCTACCGCGATTTCGCGGACAAGCTCGATGACTTTCGCCACAATCTCGAGCCGCGGCAGGTGGCGCCCGGCGAGGCGCCGCCCGAGCTGCGTCAGCGCTATGTCGGCACGAGCGGGCGCTACCTCATCCGTCTCCAGCCTGCAGTGCACATCTGGGAGCAGGCGGGCGCCGAGCGCTTCGTGCGCGAGCTCCGCTCGGTGGATCCCGACGTGACGGGGCCGCCCATTACCGCCTTCGAAGCCATCAAGCTCATCCGCCGAGGCTACTTCGAGGGGACGTTCTACGCGCTCGTGGTCGTCGCGATCGCAACCGCGGCGATCCTGCGCAGCACGCGCGCGACCGTGCTCGCCCTCGCCCCCCTGATGCTGGGCGTGGTGTGGACGCTGGGGCTCATGCACGTGTTCGGTCTGCGGTTCAACATGGCCAATGTCTGGGCGATGCCGCTCATCATCGGGATCGCCGCGGAGTTCGGCCTCAACATCTACGTGCGCTTCATGGAAGGCCGCGACCGCGGCGGCCACACCCTCGCGCGCAGCACCGTGCTGGGCGTGGTGCTGAACGGCTTCACCACCATGGCCGGCTTCGCGAGCCTGCTCGTGGCGCGCCACCAGGGCATCTTCGGCCTCGGCCTTCTCCTCACGATCGGCACCGCGGTGAGCCTGATCGCCTCGCTGGCGGTGCTCCCCGTCCTCATCGAGCTCTACGGCGCGGAGCCGCCGCGCCGGCGCCAGGCGGACGAGCCCGATCGGGTTCCCGCCGCCGTCTGA
- a CDS encoding CopD family protein, protein MLILADFLDSLLRGAVLVSLSLALGGVAWGLWVLRGMPAGTPPPLIRRSLRLLQLGAITLAVGQALLLALKSARLMDSLGPDALGAFARTEHFDAGVARAGLALALAIAARVLERAPSSARRWAAVTVLASLVALSSAWLTHATGRLEHRAPLMVLTVLHQVGAAAWLGGLVQLAVVGRLARRDADVDARWPELVARFSRLAVTTVLVLVASAAPLAWTYTGTADALVGTGYGALVLTKTIMLATTLALGALNFATARGGASGVAAAALRGRLPRLVEAEAILLVMIVFAASALSSQPPGIDLPHAERATVAEVAEVFRPKLPSLLTPSVETMRESRARAATGERSHDAYRWSNFSHNVSGLILLGMSLYALAGFASGRAWGRHWPVGFLALAAFIYLRAAANEGAWPFGSTRLDQIDAEGLQHRMAAALVVGLGAVEWRAQAWAASRGRVAYVFPVLAAAGGILLLAHSHAAFQLKSSFLVQVTHTTIGAFAAFLVAARWLELGLAPPWRRVAGVAASASMLAIALILIFYREANVVLSP, encoded by the coding sequence ATGCTGATCCTCGCCGACTTCCTCGACAGCCTCCTGCGCGGCGCTGTCCTGGTAAGTCTGAGCCTGGCCCTCGGCGGCGTCGCCTGGGGGCTCTGGGTGCTGCGAGGCATGCCGGCGGGCACCCCGCCGCCGCTCATCAGGCGCAGCCTCCGGCTGCTCCAGCTCGGCGCGATCACGCTGGCCGTGGGCCAGGCGCTCCTGCTCGCGCTCAAGTCGGCACGGCTCATGGACTCGCTGGGACCGGACGCGCTCGGCGCTTTCGCGCGCACCGAGCACTTCGACGCCGGCGTGGCGCGCGCCGGCCTCGCCCTGGCCCTCGCCATCGCCGCCCGCGTCCTCGAGCGCGCGCCGTCGAGCGCGCGTCGCTGGGCGGCGGTGACCGTGCTGGCGTCGCTGGTGGCGCTGAGCTCTGCCTGGCTCACCCACGCGACCGGCCGGCTCGAGCATCGCGCGCCCCTGATGGTCCTGACCGTGCTCCATCAGGTCGGCGCGGCGGCGTGGCTCGGCGGGCTCGTCCAGCTCGCCGTCGTGGGCCGTCTCGCGCGACGCGACGCCGACGTGGACGCGCGCTGGCCCGAGCTCGTGGCGCGCTTCTCGCGGCTGGCCGTCACCACGGTGCTGGTCCTGGTCGCGAGCGCCGCGCCGCTGGCGTGGACTTACACGGGCACCGCCGACGCGCTCGTCGGCACGGGCTACGGCGCGCTGGTGCTCACCAAGACCATCATGCTCGCGACCACGCTGGCTCTGGGCGCGCTCAACTTCGCCACCGCGCGGGGGGGCGCCTCCGGCGTGGCGGCGGCCGCCCTCCGCGGGCGGCTGCCGCGCCTGGTCGAGGCCGAGGCGATCCTGCTCGTCATGATCGTGTTCGCGGCCTCGGCGCTGTCGTCCCAGCCGCCGGGCATCGACCTGCCCCATGCCGAGCGCGCCACGGTGGCCGAGGTGGCGGAGGTGTTCCGGCCGAAGCTGCCGTCGCTCCTCACGCCTTCGGTGGAGACGATGCGGGAGAGCCGCGCGCGGGCGGCGACGGGCGAGCGCAGCCACGACGCCTATCGCTGGTCCAACTTCAGCCACAACGTCTCGGGGCTGATCCTCCTCGGCATGAGCCTCTACGCGCTCGCCGGCTTCGCGAGCGGCCGGGCCTGGGGCCGCCACTGGCCGGTGGGGTTTCTCGCCCTCGCCGCCTTCATCTATCTGCGCGCCGCCGCTAACGAGGGCGCCTGGCCGTTCGGGTCCACCCGCCTCGACCAGATCGACGCCGAGGGCCTGCAGCACCGCATGGCCGCCGCCCTGGTGGTGGGGCTCGGCGCGGTCGAGTGGCGCGCGCAGGCCTGGGCGGCGTCGCGGGGCCGGGTCGCCTATGTCTTTCCCGTCCTCGCGGCGGCGGGCGGCATCCTGCTCCTCGCCCACTCGCACGCCGCCTTCCAGCTCAAGTCGAGCTTCCTCGTCCAGGTCACGCACACCACCATCGGCGCCTTCGCCGCGTTCCTCGTGGCGGCGCGCTGGCTCGAGCTCGGGCTGGCGCCGCCCTGGCGGCGCGTCGCGGGAGTGGCGGCGAGCGCGAGCATGCTGGCCATCGCGCTGATCCTGATCTTCTACCGCGAGGCCAATGTCGTCCTGTCACCTTGA